GAGTCAAACCTGACAGCATAAGCTCCCCCTTCGAAGGGGGGCGGGGGGATGATCAAAGCTATATCGAAGAGACTTCAACACACCCCTTGCTTGTTCGCTGAACGCTCACTGCACATTTCCCCTCTCGAGAGGGGAAAAGTTCGAATGAAAGCGCAAAGCTCTGTTCAGTCGGGCGAGGAGTGTGTTTAATGCGTGTAACCAGACGCTGTCAGGATCAGCTAGCGCTGAACGCTGACAGGTCTCAATCACCCACCAATTCTTTTCAGAAGCTTTCCTAAAAACTTTCCGCCGTACACCCTCTCCACATGATCCATATCGGCAATAACCACAAGCTCTTTCCGGCTTCTTGAGAAAGCCACATTCAGCAGCCGCGGTACACTCAAACCGTTTTTCTCCTCATCGAGCGGACGTACGGAATAGTGACGTTTGGTGCCTCTCTGTTTTTCACCGCTCATCACCGTATCAAAAATGATGTAATCTTTTTCCCGACCCTGAAAGGTATGAATGGTTCCCACTTCAACATTCCGGATGCCGGCTTCATAGAGACGATTTCGAAGATCATAAACTGCACTTCGGAACGGCACAATCACCCCAACATCTTCCATGAAAATGCCGCGACCACCCATATTTTTCAGCAGTCGTTCAACCACCTCTTGATGAACCATGTTGATCGGCTTGAATCCCCGTTCGCCGGATTTCTGCTCCAGAAACGGCCCATACTTAGAAGTGTTGACCAAATGAAAGGCGCGATCAGAAAGCTCCCCTAGCGATTGATCCTGAATTTTGCCGGTTTTCAATCGGCCTTCGTAAAACACAGTACTGATCACATCGGCAAGTGACTCTTCCAGGCGGTACTGCGTATCAAAAAAGGCGGTGAATTCGGGATGCTCGTCGTGCCAGCGAAAGAGGGCTTCTGATGAGTCGGCGCCGGAAACCGTAGTAAAAATATCTTTCTCCAAAAACTCGCGGGATTTTCGGTCGGATGTCAAAGCAATGGGTGGAAGCTGCATCGGGTCGCCCACAACCACCATGTGCCACTTGGCATGAGCCGCGAGTACCATCATGTAGGGAAGATTCGCCATCGAACTTTCATCTACTACAACAGCATCAAAATCGAGATCATGAAACAGATCAGACGTACATACCTTAGCCAATGTTGTGGCCACAAGCTGTTTTTTCCACAGCTCAGCTCGGTCGTTCACCTGACTTAACTCCTCAAGCTTCTCTTCCAACTCCTCCAGTCCGCCGGCATCCTCAATTTTCTGCTCAATCAGCTTCATCTCCAGCTCCTGATTGTTTGTTGGCTGCTTACCATTTCGGAAACGTTTTTCAACGGCCTGCAGCGCCTGCTTTCTGCGCTCCATCAATCCGATCCACTCTCCGGCCTGCTCCTGCCGCTTACGAATCGTCTGTTCAAGCTGATTGGAAAAGAGAATCGGCTCCAGTTCAGAAGCATCCAGCGCGGCCTCCCCAAAACGTGTGATTCTATGCTGTGGAATATTCAGCCCAATCTTTTGAATTGCATCCAGTGCACTCAGCAGTCCAACATCAACGGCTCTGTTGGTATTCGATGCAAAGAGGACTTTTTTTCCGTTCTTCAGGTAGTTGGCTATAATATATCCCAGCGTAGCGGTTTTACCGGTTCCGGGCGGCCCCCAGATAAACGTCGCCCTGCGATTCATAGACATTCGAATCGCGTCAAGCTGCGCTTCGTTCCGCATGCCATCGTCATCCACTTCATCCGGACCGGGAATCGCTTGACCATTCGGTTCAAAGAGATGTTCGAGGCGTTCCAGTTCACTTTTTTCCCGGCTGTTCAGTTTTGCGATTTCAGACAAGGTTTTCTTCAGAATAAAGTCGTTTTCCCACTCCACGTGTACTTCTGAAATAGAACTGCCAACATCCTCAGGAAATTGTAAGGTAACCTCTTTGTCCTCAAACGAAACGGGATGAACCGTCCAGCTTTTTTCACCGGCCATCGCTTTTATCTCCTCCGCAAACCGAATGGCAGGCTGATGAGATTCGAACTTGTAGTTCACACTGTCTGAAGCGGTTACTTTCTCTCTTTTTCCTGCAAAGAGTACATCCGATGACGGTTTTTCCCGAACCGTTTCAATCTCCGATTCGAGGGCGGTTATGGCTTGATCGAGTAGTTTTTTTATATCCATCTTTTGGGTAAAACGGCAAACGTGAAAAGTGAGAAATCAAATTCTTTCTCACTCGTTTTAACTTGAGTTCGATTTTAAACTAAGGTAACAACACTCCCCTCCTGTGTAAGGAGGGGGCGGGGGTGGTTGTCCCAAGACGAAATTAGATAAATGAGACTCAAATATTCTTTTTAACCACCCCTAAGTCCACTAAACAGATGATCAATCGAACTCATGGTTTAATTTATTTCAGAAATAGAAACTAACAGTTTCATTAAGTACAATCGAACTTTATTTGCCCCCAATTTGGTCTGCAATTTTTCACGTTTGGCAAACTCAGAAAACGAACTCGCCTCTAGCATCTACCCTCTCGCCACAAAAAATCTACTGATCCCACAACTCCGACCGAATCATCTGCGCGCTCTTTTCTGAAATGATGTACTCCAATTTGATCCGTTTAACTTCCGGCACTTTTTGTTCCACTAGCCGGGCACTGGCGGGAGTATAGACAATCAGATCGGTATTTCGCACAAAAAGTGGCAGGGATTTGCCGTAGGTGGCACCAGCCACAAACGCGCCTTCAAAGTTCATGAGTGTTTTTAGCTCGTCAATAATTTTTGAGATCGATTCCTCTTCGGCCGTAACCAGGCCAATCGCCTCGATGCCCGAGCGATCCACAATGGAAAGAAGTACATCCGCATCGTAGTGAAAAACAACCGGCAACAGGCGAATGGTGTTACTCAGCGATCGAAACTCGCTTACAAGATGAATCGGTACAAAAAGAGCATCGTACTTAACCAGTCTATCATAATTATCAGCCGATATCGGTACACTCTTTACGCCGATCTGATTCTTAATCGAGTCTGACAATAGCTTGGCGAGTTCCACTGTCTCCCCCACGGTTGCAATACTTTGAATTCGGTCGGGCCACTCCATGTAGCTGATCTGCTCTTCAAAAATCGCTTCGATCTCCTTTTCATCCAGACCGTAACCGATCAGTTCTTCCAGCAGCTCCTGCATCTTCTCGGTTCCCATCTCAATTCGCTGGGTTTTATCGAGCGAGGTACTTTGCCGGTTCACTACAAAACCGCGTCCCTGCTCTGGCGTGATCAATCCTTCATCGGCAAGCTGATGGTACGCTTTGCGCACGGTATGAAAACTGGCCCCCAGTTGCCGGCCCAATTCCCGGGTTGAGGGAAGCAGCTCCCCCACCTGAAACTGCTTGGTGGCAATCATCAGGCGGATACGGTCTGAGATATGTTTGGCGGAGTGTTTCATTCAGATTATTTTACCAAACGCTTCAGTTCACTCAGCATCAGCATCGCTTCAATAGGCGTCATTCGATCAGGATCGGCGGCTTCCAGTTTATTCAATAGCGTTTCCACATTCGGATCGATTTGCGATCCAAATAGCGTCATCTGAGGTAATTCTGCCTGTTTCTCAACCTCTTTGGTCACTTTCTTTGCCGCCTCTTTCTTTTTGGCTGATTGAGCCATTGCCCCGTTTCCATCGTGACTCACATCCAGCGTGTGACTCTCCAGGTTTGATAAGATTTCCTTCGCACGATTAATCACTACATCCGGCAGACCGGCCATATTGGCCACCTGAATTCCGTAGCTGTGATCGGCGCCGCCGCGAACCAATTTCCGCAGAAAGATCACTTTCCCATCGTGCTCCTTCACCTGTACGTTGAAGTTCTTGATCCGCTCGTAACGCTCCTCTAACTCGTTGAGCTCATGATAGTGCGTCGCAAAAAGTGTTTTTGCAGCTACTTCTGGTTTGTTGTGCAGATACTCCGACAGCGACCACGCGATACTCAGCCCGTCAAATGTACTGGTTCCGCGTCCAACTTCATCCAATAGAATCAGGGATTTTGGTGTGGCATTATTCAGAATGTTGGCCGCTTCATTCATCTCCACGAGAAAGGTACTCTCTCCTGCAGCCAGATTATCTGAGGCTCCAACCCGGGTAAATATTTTGTCCACAAGTCCGATTGTGGCCTTTTCGGCCGGTACAAAACAACCGATCTGCGCCATCAAAACCAGTAATCCCGTTTGACGCAGAATAATACTTTTACCGGCCATGTTCGGCCCGGTAATCATCAATATTTGAAATTCGCTGTTATCCAGATAGATATCATTCGGAATAAAAGGCTCTCCTGCTTCCAGGGTTTTCTCAACTACCGGGTGACGCCCTTTTTTCACATCAACCACATCTTCTTCATTGATCTCCGGTTTTACGTAGTTATTCCGGAAGGCCACCTCTGCAAAACTTTGAATGCAGTCCAATTCCGCAATGGCCGTGGCAATCTGTTGAACATCCTCGGCAAACTCGGCTACATAGAGTCGCAACTCTTCAAACAGTTCGCCCTCCAGCGTTTTGCTTTTATCCTCGGCCGACAAAACCTTCTCCTCCACCTCTTTCAGCTCAGGTGTGATGTAGCGTTCGGAGTTCACCAGTGTCTGCTTGCGAATGAAATGTTCCGGCACTTTATCCTTGTGCGTGTTGGTCACCTCAATGTAGTAGCCAAACACCTTGTTGTATCCAATTTTGAGGGATGGAATTCCGGCATCCTTGGCCAATTTATTTTTAATCTCGGCAATGTATTTTTTCCCGTTTCGGGCAATCTCTCGCAGTTCATCCAGGTCTTCATTGAATCCCTCATCAAATATTCCTCCATCTCGAATACTCGCGGGCGGATCTTCCACCAGAGCCCCGTTGATTCGCTCCTGAACATCAATCAAAAGCTTTAACCGTTTGTTGATTGATTTGATAAGTACACTTCCACTCTGACCTATAATTCTCTTGATTGCGGTAATTTGTGCTAGGGAAAGTTGAAGCTGTTTCAAATCTCGCGCATTGGTTCGCCCCACGCTGATCCGGCTAATTAGCCGCTCGAGATCGCCAACCTGATCCAGCTCATCCCGCAACTCTTCGCGCAATGTGTGGTCTTTAACCAGCTCATCGACCGCCTCAAGCCGATTCTCAATCGTTTCTGCTTTTTTCAGAGGACGCATTATCCACTTTCTCAGCAAACGCCCCCCCATCGCCGTAGACGTTGCATCCAGAATGGAAACCAGTGTTCCGTCGGTTCCCCCCTCCTGCATGCTCGACGTCAGTTCCAGATTTCGTTTGGTCGATCCGTCCAGCGACATATATTCGCTGTTTTCATAAGCATAGAGCCGCTTCAGATGACCCAGCGAAGATTTCTGTGTCTCCTGCATATAATGCAACAACGAACCGGCTGCATGATGTGCAATTTCCAAGTCCTCTACGCCAAAGCCCTTCAGGGAGTGTGTTTTAAAATGCTCGGTCAGGATTTTATAGCCGTAATCCCCTTCATACACCCAGTCTTCAATAAAGGTGATGTTGTTTGATTTCAGAATTTCCGGAACGCTGTTCTTTAATTTTTTCTGAATCAACACTTCCGACGGCTGCAGCGACTGAATTAAACTGTCCAATTCCGTTTTACCGACCTGACTCAAACCAAACTCACCGGTGGATATATCCGAGAATGCAACTCCGACAGTACCTCCCGCCCAGAAAATCGAGACGATATAGTTATTTCGCTTATGATCAAGCAGCTTCTCAGACATGGTCACCCCGGGGGTGGTAATCTCCGTTACCTCCCGGTTCACAATTTTCTTACCGGCTTTCTTCGCAGTTTCCGGATCTTCAGTCTGCTCACAGATGGCCACACGAAATCCACGTTTCACGAGTTTGGGAAGATAGGAGTCGAGTGCATGATAGGGGAATCCTGCCAACGGAGTTTGATCTCCACCGTTATTTCGTTTGGTTAGAGTAATTCCCAGCTCTTTGCTAATCAAAACGGCATCATCGGCAAATGTCTCATAAAAATCACCCACCCTGAACAGCAGAATAGTCCCGGGGTGTTTCTCCTTAATTTCAAAATATTGACGCATCAATGGCGTCTGCTTTTTCTTCTTCTTACCCATTCAGAAAATTCCTTATATGTGTTTATTTCCACAGGTCTGAAAGGTATTGAATTTCAATCATTTTTTAAGATCAATAAGTTGGCAAATCTGAATGACTGATTTTAATTCTGCATTCTTAATAACAGTTGATTGGCTTTCAACCCAATTACATTTATTTTTATATAAATATGCAGCTATTCGATAAACATAAATTTCGGGCGTACTGGAAAATGGTTGCTGATCTCGCAATGAAGAAGCATGTCTTCTTTAATGCATCAGCTATTACATTTAACCTTTTTATCTGTTCTATCCCTTTTACTCTTATTCTCATCTCTATCATTGGATTTGTATTATCCATTGATACTGCCTTTGAAGAGCTGATTCGATATGGAAGGGAATTACTTCCAACTCTTAATTATGAGGGGCAATCGGGCGATCTTATTGGCAGTGCAATTACTCTTGAAACCATCATTGAACCGTTGGTTAACGCACGAACAATCTTTGGTTTAGCAGGTATTGCTATCTTAATGATCTTTTCTCAAGGACTTTTCCACACCATGAAACATGCGTTATTCGACGTATTTGATGTTGAAGACCGAAAACACCCCATCCTTGAATTAATACATAACTTTTTTGCATTTGGTGTGATTGGAGGTGTATTTCTTTTTTTTAGTATGGCTATCTCCATTATCTCCCTGTTTTCATTTAATGAAATTGATATCCCATATACGGATATTGTAATTGAACTTGGATGGGTGGCCGATTTTCTGACCAATGTGATTCCGGTCATTTTTATGATTTTACTCTTCTATGCCATTTTTCGTTACATCAGTGAACGACGAATGCGCCCGAAAGTCGCCTTTTGGTCGGCCATTACCTATACCGTTCTCTTTGAGATAGCCAAGTATGGAATCAGCTTATATCTTGAATATGCTCTGACCGCTTATCGCTATTTCTACCAGGGTTATACTGTTCTGATTATTATCGTTTTTTGGGTATTCTATGCCGCAGTTCTTTTTGTAATCACATCCATTATGGCACGTTCCTATCAGGAAGTTTATCTTAAAACGCCAGTAGCCGATAGAAATCCATATACCGAAATTTCCTGATGTTTTCTGAAGAAGACGTTTTGCCTGTTGAATTTTACGACAATCCCGATGTAGTGGATATTGCACAAAAACTATTGGGGAAAGTGTTGTGTAGTATGATTGATGGGGTTTTCACCGCCGGTATTATTTCTGAAACTGAAGCATATTGTGGGCGCAATGATAAAGCCTGCCATGCAAATAACGGTAAGCGCACAGACCGAACAGAAGTGATGTTCGGCAAGCCGGGTCACGCTTACATCTATCTCTGTTATGGAATTCACCACCTGTTCAATGTAGTTACCAACCGCACAGGATTTGCTGATGCCGTACTCATTCGAAGTATTCTACCGGTTGATGGCTTAGATCAAATCATAGAGAGAAGAACCGTTAAAAATCATGTCAATTTAGCCAACGGACCCGGAAAGCTCACCCAGGCTCTGGGAATAACAACCGACCTGAATAAAACATACCTAATAAATCCGCCGGTCTGGATTGAAAATCGTGGAGTTGAAATCCCATCAACAGAAATTGCTCCCTCCAAACGTATTGGGGTAGAATATGCCGGCGATCATGCAGAGCGCCTATGGCGATTCGAAATCTCAAAAAGTTTGAGTAAGAAGTTAAAAGTTTAGCACATCTTAATAATTAATTAACCCAATGATGAAACGGTAATTCTACCGTAAGCATTATCAATTAAAACAAAAGAGAATAATTCCAATAGGTATTTGGATTCTATAAAATTCTATTTAGTTTAACATTGAACAATTCAAAATAAAACAATACAGTTATGTTTAAAAAAGCGACATATATTACACTTGCAGCATTTCTATTTACTGCGTTTGCTGCATTTACAACAATCGACAGAGAAGCCACAAGCTGGCAGGTAGATAAAGCACACAGTACCATTAAATTTACGATCAATCATTTCTTTACACCGGTAACCGGTACTTTTGATGATGTTGATGCAACAATCAATTTCGATCCGGAAAACCTTGCCGAAAGTAGCCTTGATGTATCAATACCAATTGAGAGCGTGAATACAAGAAATGAGCGAAGAGATAATCACCTGAAGTCTGAAGATTTCTTTAATACTTCGGAGTGGCCTAACATGGAATTTGTAAGCAGTTCAATTGAGCAGACAGGAGAAAATCAATTTGTTGCTCGTGGAGAACTTACTATTCGTGACGTTACCCGGGAATTCGATCTTCCTTTTGAGCTTTTAGGTGTAATGGATCATCCAATGCAGGAAAATACACGTGTAGCCGGTATAGTTGCTAATGCTGAACTGATGCGCAACGATTTTGGAGTAGGTGTAGGCGACTGGGCCGCAACAGCAGTTGTTGGAAATAAAGTAGACATTGAGTTACAGCTCGAGTTGAATGCTTCCAACTAAAAAAAACCTTTTACAGATTTATCAAACCCCGGTTTTTACCGGGGTTTTTTTATTTTGAGGAAATCTGATTTCATCCTCACACTTTTGCTCTTCAACTGTTATATTTACAACGTTGAATCAAAAGGCTACCAATATTCATGAATAAGAAGACATTTTACATACTTTCCGGTTTTATACTTTTCGCAGCACTGTCACGTCTGCTACCACATGCTTATAACTTTACCCCTCTAGGTGCAATTGCTCTTTTCGGAGCTGCTTACTTCAAGGATAAAAAATGGGCTTTTATCATTCCCATTACCGCTTTTTGGATCAGTGACTTACTCCTGAACAATCTTTTCTATTCAGCCTACTACGAAGGGTTCACATGGTTTACCAGTGGATTTCTCTACCTATACGGTAGTATTGCAATGATCGCTGTTTTGGGGTATTACCTTCTCAAGAAAGTAACCATTGGCAGAGTTATCGGTGGCGCACTCGGCGCATCTCTGATTTTCTTTATCGTTAGTAACTTTGGTGTATGGATTTCAAGCCCATTATACCCGTTAAGCGCTGAAGGACTGATTGCTTGCTATACAGCAGCTATTCCATTTTTCCACAATACACTTGGAGGAAACCTGGTCTACAGTGCTCTTCTATTTGGAGCTTACGAATGGCTGAAAGTACAATACCCATCCCTTCAGCCGGTTGAATCTCAAGTTTAATTCTCAATTGAGTGAGTAAACGAATGATCATCATCGGTGCAACTTCAGGCATCGGTGAACATCTCGCCAGGCACGCTGTCAATAAAGGATACACTGTTGGCGGTACCGGACGCAGAATCGACCGTTTGAAAGAATTAAGAGAAGAGTTGGGGAATCAATTCTACTACGCTGAGATGGATGTCACCCATTTTAGTGAATCTCGATCTACCCTTCATTCCCTCATAGAACAGATGGGAGGCATGGACATCATCGTTCTGAATGCAGGCATCTCAAATCATCCTGCTTCTTCCATTATTGCAATGGAGCAGAAGGTGATCGATGTAAATATAAGCGGATTCGTACAGCTTTTTGGAGAAGCATTTCTTTATTTCAGAAAACAGGGACATGGACAACTGGTAGGCATGTCGTCTATAGCGGGTCTGTTTGGATCGTCCCGGGCTGCACCTTACAGCGCTTCCAAAGCTTTTATCTCAACATACATGCAAGCATATCGGCAACGATGCAATAAATTGAAGGCCGATATCACTGTTACGGATGTAAAACCGGGTTTCGTTAAAAGTGAAATGATTGAGGGAAAGAAGGGATTGTTTTGGGTAGCCGAGACTGAAAAGGCAGTACGGCAAATTTTAAAGGATATTGAAAAGAAGAAATCCTACTCCTACATCACACGTAGATGGAGGCTCATCGCGTGGTTTATTAAACTCATCCCAAATTGGGTTATTGACCGGATATAATTCTGCTTTTACATTGCTCTCTCATAACAATAAATAGAGCAGAAACAGAATGAAAGGGAGTGTAAACACCCAGTCAGAAGAATGATATTTCGTTGTTTCTCTAACTTCCATAGCTTTTCTTTTTTATAACCGAAAATAGTTAAAATTGTTTCAGACTTCCGATTAGATCATCCTAACCAGCCTTCTCTGTCTAAACTTCTATACTGGATTGCCTCAGCGATATGATTTGACAGTATGCCTTCCGATCGATCCAAATCCGCAATCGTCCTTGAAACCTTGAGTATTCGGTCAAAAGCACGAGCCGACAGTCCAAGGGTATTCATCGCTTTTTTTAGCATCTGCTCTCCGGCCTCATCAATTCTGCAAATTTTCCTGGCCATCTTTGTATTCATCTGTGCATTGCAATAAACACCGCTAATACCCATAAAACGTCGGTCTTGAATTTCCCGGGCCTCAATCACCCTTTCACGAATACTGGTTGAGTTCTCCCCTTTATTTTTATTTGATAACTCATCAAAACTCACTTTCTCAACATCCACATGGAGGTCTATTCTGTCGAGCATTGGCCCGCTGATTTTATTCAAATATCGCTGCATCTGCATATGTGTTGAACCACTTTCATCATCCGGATCATACCAGTCACCCGTTGGCGAAGGATTCATCGAAGCCACAAGCATAATTCTGCTCGGATAATTCACGCTCATCCTGGCCCGCGAAATACTTACATTCCCATCTTCCAATGGTTGCCTCATCACCTCAAGTGCACTTCTTTTAAACTCCGGCAATTCATCCAGAAACAGAACTCCATTATGTGCCATTGAAATCTCTCCCGGCATGGGTATACTTCCCCCTCCAACAAGAGCCACATCCGATACGGTATGATGCGGGCTTCGAAATGGACGATGAGTTACCAATGATTTACCGCTTTCCAGTATTCCGGCTACCGAATGAATTTTCGTGGTCTCAAGAGCTTCATCCAAAGTGAGCGGAGGTAAAATTGTAGGCAGCCGTCTTGCCATCATCGTTTTCCCGGACCCAGGAGGGCCTACCATAATAACGTTGTGGCCTCCGGCAGCAGCAACTTCTAGGGCGCGCTTTACATTTTCCTGACCACGTACATCTTCAAAATCCAACACTTCAGCTTTTCCATTTTTGCTGAACAGATTTTTTGGATCAATAATCAACGGTTCTTTTGTACGCTCATCCTCAAACCAATTCATCACTTCACGCAAATCTTTAAACGGCAATACATCGATTCCATCCACCACACCTGCTTCCGGGCCGTTTTCTTCGGGGAGAATTATATATTTCAATCCTCGCTCTTTTGCTTCCACAGCCATTGGCAATACACCTTTTACCGGCCTCAACTTCCCATCCAGTGCCAGCTCTCCCAGAATCAGTGACTTTTCCAGTTTTTCGGTTTTTACCTGTTCCGATACAGCTAACAAGCTTACTGCTATGGGTAAATCGAATGCGCTCCCCTCCTTCGGCAGATCAGCCGGTGCAAGATTGACAGTTATTCTCCCACGAGGGAAAAAAGCATCTGCGTTTTTTAAGGCGGCATCAATCCTGTCTTTAGATTCACTTACGGCACGGTCGGGCAATCCTACCAAAAAATATTTTGGTAATCCTCCGCTTCGGTTTACTTCCACTTCAATCAGACGTGCATCTACTCCTATCGTTGACGCACAATAAACTCTTGATAGCATATTTCTGAATCTTTTTATTTGGTTTCTCGTAGTATGAAACAGGAATTCAAACTTCCTTACAGTTTTAATTCAAACTGATGGAGATTAATCATGGAAAAAACAGAGAAAACTATCCTCGAAGAGATTCAGGGAACCGTTCAGGAAATCATTTCACAAATTAAGGAGCTCATCCGTAAAGGAGATGCCAAACGGGTGATTGTAAAAAACCGAAAGGGCAATGTGCTATTGGAAAGCAGACTGACGCTTGGTGTTGCCGGAGCTGCTGTATTAGCAATTTACGCACCGATATTTACAGCCATAACCACTCTTGTGCTTTATGTCAGTGATGTCCGTGTTTTTGTAGAGAAAGAGATTAATGAATCTTCTGACGAGTACGAAATAGATGCAGAAGTCATCGATATTCAGGATGATGAAGATGAAAAGAAAAACGATGATCCCACGGATAAAACTGTAGGAAAAAAACCATAAAAAAATGGCAGATATCTCGAAGATACCTGCCATTACTATTCATTTTTAATAAGTGACTAAAACTCTCCTCTTACTTCCAGTGCTTTTGCGCAATTGCTTCTTCACTGTCTAATGTATCGGACAGGAAACGTTCTGCATCCAGTGCAGCACGGCAACCGGTTCCCGCAGCTGTAACAGCCTGTCGGTAGATCGGATCCATTGCATCACCGCTGGCAAATACTCCCGGAAGGTCTGTTTCTGTTGACTGTCCTTTTGTCTGGATATAGCCTACATCATCCATTGTCAGAACGTTTTTAAACAGATCTGTATTTGGCTTATGGCCAATAGCGATGAACACTCCCGTTACATCTTCTAACGTTGAAACTTCACCGGTGTTTTTGTTTTTCACTTTCACACCTTCCACAACCTGATCACCAAGAACTTCCAGAAGACCTGAATTCCAGATAAACTCAATTTTATCATTCTTAAATGCACGGTTCTGCATTGCCTTGGAAGCGCGCAGTTCATCTCTGCGATGAATCACAGATACCTTGCTCGCAAACTTTGTTAAAAAGAGTGCTTCTTCCATTGCCGTATCTCCTCCACCAACAATGACAACATGCTGATCGCGGAAAAATGCCCCATCACAGGTTGCACAGGCGCTCACACCTTTACCGCGCAAACGCTGCTCACTTGGCAGATTGAGCCACTTGGCCGATGCACCGGTAGCAATAATAATCGCTTTAGCAAAAATCTCCGTCTCTTCATCAACGGTTAGCTTATAGGGTCTCTCATCGAACTCAATACTGGTAACATAACCGTATCGGCAATCTGCTCCAAAGCGCGTAGCCTGCTGACGGAAATCTTCCATCATTTTTGGCCCCATCACTCCCTCGGGATAACCCGGATAATTGTCTACTTCAGTCGTCTGGGTTAATTGCCCGCC
This portion of the Rhodohalobacter barkolensis genome encodes:
- a CDS encoding DEAD/DEAH box helicase; this encodes MDIKKLLDQAITALESEIETVREKPSSDVLFAGKREKVTASDSVNYKFESHQPAIRFAEEIKAMAGEKSWTVHPVSFEDKEVTLQFPEDVGSSISEVHVEWENDFILKKTLSEIAKLNSREKSELERLEHLFEPNGQAIPGPDEVDDDGMRNEAQLDAIRMSMNRRATFIWGPPGTGKTATLGYIIANYLKNGKKVLFASNTNRAVDVGLLSALDAIQKIGLNIPQHRITRFGEAALDASELEPILFSNQLEQTIRKRQEQAGEWIGLMERRKQALQAVEKRFRNGKQPTNNQELEMKLIEQKIEDAGGLEELEEKLEELSQVNDRAELWKKQLVATTLAKVCTSDLFHDLDFDAVVVDESSMANLPYMMVLAAHAKWHMVVVGDPMQLPPIALTSDRKSREFLEKDIFTTVSGADSSEALFRWHDEHPEFTAFFDTQYRLEESLADVISTVFYEGRLKTGKIQDQSLGELSDRAFHLVNTSKYGPFLEQKSGERGFKPINMVHQEVVERLLKNMGGRGIFMEDVGVIVPFRSAVYDLRNRLYEAGIRNVEVGTIHTFQGREKDYIIFDTVMSGEKQRGTKRHYSVRPLDEEKNGLSVPRLLNVAFSRSRKELVVIADMDHVERVYGGKFLGKLLKRIGG
- a CDS encoding GntR family transcriptional regulator; amino-acid sequence: MKHSAKHISDRIRLMIATKQFQVGELLPSTRELGRQLGASFHTVRKAYHQLADEGLITPEQGRGFVVNRQSTSLDKTQRIEMGTEKMQELLEELIGYGLDEKEIEAIFEEQISYMEWPDRIQSIATVGETVELAKLLSDSIKNQIGVKSVPISADNYDRLVKYDALFVPIHLVSEFRSLSNTIRLLPVVFHYDADVLLSIVDRSGIEAIGLVTAEEESISKIIDELKTLMNFEGAFVAGATYGKSLPLFVRNTDLIVYTPASARLVEQKVPEVKRIKLEYIISEKSAQMIRSELWDQ
- the mutS gene encoding DNA mismatch repair protein MutS, producing MGKKKKKQTPLMRQYFEIKEKHPGTILLFRVGDFYETFADDAVLISKELGITLTKRNNGGDQTPLAGFPYHALDSYLPKLVKRGFRVAICEQTEDPETAKKAGKKIVNREVTEITTPGVTMSEKLLDHKRNNYIVSIFWAGGTVGVAFSDISTGEFGLSQVGKTELDSLIQSLQPSEVLIQKKLKNSVPEILKSNNITFIEDWVYEGDYGYKILTEHFKTHSLKGFGVEDLEIAHHAAGSLLHYMQETQKSSLGHLKRLYAYENSEYMSLDGSTKRNLELTSSMQEGGTDGTLVSILDATSTAMGGRLLRKWIMRPLKKAETIENRLEAVDELVKDHTLREELRDELDQVGDLERLISRISVGRTNARDLKQLQLSLAQITAIKRIIGQSGSVLIKSINKRLKLLIDVQERINGALVEDPPASIRDGGIFDEGFNEDLDELREIARNGKKYIAEIKNKLAKDAGIPSLKIGYNKVFGYYIEVTNTHKDKVPEHFIRKQTLVNSERYITPELKEVEEKVLSAEDKSKTLEGELFEELRLYVAEFAEDVQQIATAIAELDCIQSFAEVAFRNNYVKPEINEEDVVDVKKGRHPVVEKTLEAGEPFIPNDIYLDNSEFQILMITGPNMAGKSIILRQTGLLVLMAQIGCFVPAEKATIGLVDKIFTRVGASDNLAAGESTFLVEMNEAANILNNATPKSLILLDEVGRGTSTFDGLSIAWSLSEYLHNKPEVAAKTLFATHYHELNELEERYERIKNFNVQVKEHDGKVIFLRKLVRGGADHSYGIQVANMAGLPDVVINRAKEILSNLESHTLDVSHDGNGAMAQSAKKKEAAKKVTKEVEKQAELPQMTLFGSQIDPNVETLLNKLEAADPDRMTPIEAMLMLSELKRLVK
- a CDS encoding YihY/virulence factor BrkB family protein, with the translated sequence MQLFDKHKFRAYWKMVADLAMKKHVFFNASAITFNLFICSIPFTLILISIIGFVLSIDTAFEELIRYGRELLPTLNYEGQSGDLIGSAITLETIIEPLVNARTIFGLAGIAILMIFSQGLFHTMKHALFDVFDVEDRKHPILELIHNFFAFGVIGGVFLFFSMAISIISLFSFNEIDIPYTDIVIELGWVADFLTNVIPVIFMILLFYAIFRYISERRMRPKVAFWSAITYTVLFEIAKYGISLYLEYALTAYRYFYQGYTVLIIIVFWVFYAAVLFVITSIMARSYQEVYLKTPVADRNPYTEIS
- a CDS encoding DNA-3-methyladenine glycosylase, producing the protein MFSEEDVLPVEFYDNPDVVDIAQKLLGKVLCSMIDGVFTAGIISETEAYCGRNDKACHANNGKRTDRTEVMFGKPGHAYIYLCYGIHHLFNVVTNRTGFADAVLIRSILPVDGLDQIIERRTVKNHVNLANGPGKLTQALGITTDLNKTYLINPPVWIENRGVEIPSTEIAPSKRIGVEYAGDHAERLWRFEISKSLSKKLKV
- a CDS encoding YceI family protein encodes the protein MFKKATYITLAAFLFTAFAAFTTIDREATSWQVDKAHSTIKFTINHFFTPVTGTFDDVDATINFDPENLAESSLDVSIPIESVNTRNERRDNHLKSEDFFNTSEWPNMEFVSSSIEQTGENQFVARGELTIRDVTREFDLPFELLGVMDHPMQENTRVAGIVANAELMRNDFGVGVGDWAATAVVGNKVDIELQLELNASN